The following proteins are co-located in the Rhodococcus opacus B4 genome:
- a CDS encoding sensor histidine kinase has protein sequence MSGPKPDVERRDVEHRRGELRIYLGAAPGVGKTFAMLGEAHRRRERGCDVVAAVVETHGRDRTAAQLGDLELIPPKLIAYRGTLGRELDVDAVLARRPALVLVDELAHTNTPGSVHEKRWQDVEILLAAGIDVLSTLNVQHLESLNDVVQRITGVVQQETVPDEVVRAATQVELVDITPEALRRRLSHGNIYAADKVDAALSNYFRKGNLTALRELALLWVADQVDAALAKYRAENKITDTWEARERVVVAVTGGPESETLVRRAGRIASRSSAELIVVHVVRGDGLAGVSAPEMGKVRTLATSIGASLHSVVGDDVPTTLLDFARSANATQLVLGTSRRSRWARIFDEGIGASVLHQSGSIDVHMVTHSESHRLRRLSPVGSRSRTVIAWVAAVLVPSVATLVMMAVDRWLGLVGEGALFFIVVLLVSLLGGVAPAAFSALISGLFLNYFFTPPVRSFTIAEPDNFITTVVLLVVAVAVAVLVDAAAKRSREARRASQEAELLALFAGSVLRGADLGTLLEKVRETYGQESVSVLHRDHGLVGSVGPRPPERVEDADTVCEVGEGEYALALRGSELHARDRRVLLAVANQAVGMIRQTELTREAGQAQALAEADRLRRSLLSAVSHDLRTPLAAVKAAASSLRSDDVAFSPEDTAELLATIEESADVLTSLVGNLLDSSRLAAGVVTPTLRPVYLDEVVHRALVGLGIGGRTGTRARERVEVDVGTVAAMADSGLLERVLANLIDNALRYGEDSVIRVGAAAVGDRAVVTVADTGPGVPRGRAEEMFAPFQRLGDRDTTTGVGLGLSVVRGFVDAMGGTISATDTPGGGLTMVVELAGAGGEQP, from the coding sequence GTGAGTGGTCCCAAACCGGACGTCGAGCGCCGGGACGTCGAACACCGACGCGGTGAACTGCGCATCTACCTCGGTGCCGCACCGGGCGTCGGCAAGACGTTCGCGATGCTCGGTGAGGCGCACCGCCGCCGGGAGCGGGGGTGCGACGTGGTCGCGGCCGTGGTGGAGACCCACGGCCGCGACCGCACGGCGGCGCAGCTCGGCGACCTCGAACTGATTCCGCCCAAGCTGATCGCCTACCGGGGCACGCTCGGCCGGGAACTCGACGTCGATGCGGTGCTCGCCCGCAGGCCTGCATTGGTCCTCGTCGACGAACTCGCGCACACGAACACGCCGGGCAGCGTCCACGAGAAACGCTGGCAGGACGTGGAGATACTCCTCGCCGCGGGGATCGACGTCCTCTCGACGCTCAACGTCCAGCACCTCGAAAGCCTCAACGACGTGGTCCAGCGGATCACCGGCGTGGTGCAGCAGGAAACGGTTCCCGACGAGGTGGTGCGCGCCGCCACCCAGGTCGAACTGGTCGACATCACGCCGGAGGCTCTGCGCCGCAGGCTGTCCCACGGCAACATCTACGCCGCGGACAAAGTCGACGCGGCGCTGAGCAACTATTTCCGGAAGGGGAACCTCACCGCACTCCGCGAACTCGCCCTGCTGTGGGTGGCCGACCAGGTGGATGCCGCCCTCGCGAAATATCGTGCGGAGAACAAGATCACCGACACGTGGGAGGCCCGGGAACGGGTGGTGGTCGCGGTGACGGGTGGACCAGAATCGGAGACACTCGTCCGGCGTGCAGGCCGGATCGCGTCGAGGTCCAGCGCGGAGCTGATCGTGGTGCACGTGGTGCGCGGCGACGGCCTCGCCGGCGTCTCGGCCCCGGAGATGGGCAAGGTGCGGACGCTCGCCACGAGTATCGGGGCGAGCCTGCACAGCGTCGTCGGCGACGACGTCCCGACCACGCTCCTCGATTTCGCCCGGTCCGCGAACGCCACCCAGTTGGTGCTGGGCACGTCGAGGCGCTCGAGGTGGGCGCGGATCTTCGACGAGGGAATCGGTGCGAGCGTGCTGCACCAGTCGGGATCGATCGACGTGCACATGGTCACGCACAGCGAATCCCACCGGCTGAGGCGGTTGTCGCCGGTGGGGTCGCGGTCCCGCACGGTGATCGCCTGGGTCGCCGCGGTTCTCGTGCCGTCGGTGGCGACGCTGGTGATGATGGCCGTCGACCGGTGGCTCGGGCTGGTCGGCGAGGGCGCCCTGTTCTTCATCGTGGTGCTGCTCGTCTCCCTGCTCGGCGGTGTCGCCCCCGCAGCGTTCTCCGCGCTGATCTCGGGGCTGTTCCTCAACTACTTCTTCACCCCGCCGGTGCGGAGCTTCACCATCGCCGAGCCGGACAACTTCATCACCACCGTCGTGCTGCTCGTGGTCGCCGTCGCGGTCGCGGTGCTGGTCGACGCGGCCGCCAAGCGTTCGCGGGAGGCCAGGCGGGCGTCGCAGGAGGCGGAGTTGCTGGCGCTGTTCGCCGGATCGGTGCTGCGGGGGGCCGATCTCGGCACGCTGCTCGAGAAGGTGCGTGAGACCTACGGTCAGGAGTCGGTGAGTGTCCTGCACCGGGACCACGGCCTCGTCGGGTCGGTCGGGCCGCGTCCACCGGAGCGCGTCGAGGACGCCGACACGGTCTGCGAGGTAGGGGAGGGGGAGTACGCGCTCGCGCTCCGCGGCAGTGAACTGCACGCCCGGGACCGCCGCGTGCTGCTCGCCGTCGCGAACCAGGCCGTGGGGATGATCCGCCAGACGGAACTCACCCGGGAGGCGGGACAGGCGCAGGCGCTGGCCGAGGCCGACCGGTTGCGGCGGTCACTGCTGTCCGCCGTCAGCCACGACCTCCGGACGCCGCTGGCCGCGGTCAAGGCCGCGGCGTCCAGCCTGCGCAGCGACGACGTCGCGTTCTCCCCGGAGGACACCGCCGAACTGCTCGCGACCATCGAGGAATCGGCCGACGTCCTGACCTCGCTCGTCGGCAACCTGCTCGACTCGTCCCGCCTCGCGGCGGGAGTCGTGACCCCGACGCTGCGGCCCGTCTACCTCGACGAGGTGGTGCACCGGGCGCTGGTGGGGCTGGGAATCGGCGGCCGGACCGGGACCCGGGCCCGGGAACGGGTGGAGGTCGACGTCGGAACGGTCGCGGCGATGGCGGATTCGGGTCTGCTCGAGCGGGTGCTCGCGAATCTGATCGACAACGCACTCCGCTACGGTGAGGACTCCGTGATCCGGGTCGGCGCCGCGGCGGTCGGCGACCGCGCCGTCGTCACCGTCGCCGACACGGGGCCGGGAGTTCCGCGGGGGCGGGCGGAGGAGATGTTCGCCCCGTTCCAGCGACTGGGGGACCGCGACACGACCACGGGCGTCGGGCTCGGGCTCTCCGTCGTCCGCGGATTCGTCGACGCGATGGGCGGCACCATCAGCGCCACCGACACCCCCGGCGGTGGGCTGACGATGGTGGTGGAACTGGCCGGCGCGGGAGGGGAGCAACCATGA
- a CDS encoding potassium-transporting ATPase subunit C, translating to MRFLIGLLRQTWAGLLVLLALTAILGVLYPAAVWGVSRIGAGAAEGSPVRDTTGCVVGSRWVGVDPQVSAGEPDPFFHNRVTGSVAELDPFAPGDPATALPTNQGPSSEILATFIADRRAAIATREGVDAGDVPADAVTGSGSGIDPHISPAYAALQVPRVAAENGLSETRVRQLVDENTEGRQLGFLGEDRVNVLELNLALGLTAPECTAPAAGG from the coding sequence ATGCGATTTCTCATCGGTCTGTTGCGGCAGACCTGGGCCGGACTACTCGTCCTGCTCGCACTTACAGCAATCCTCGGTGTGCTCTATCCCGCCGCCGTGTGGGGGGTGAGCAGGATCGGCGCCGGAGCGGCCGAGGGGTCTCCGGTGCGCGACACCACCGGGTGCGTCGTCGGGAGCCGGTGGGTCGGTGTCGACCCGCAGGTGTCGGCGGGGGAGCCGGATCCGTTCTTCCACAACCGCGTCACCGGGTCGGTGGCCGAACTGGATCCGTTCGCGCCGGGCGACCCCGCCACCGCCCTGCCCACCAACCAGGGGCCGAGCAGCGAGATCCTGGCGACGTTCATCGCCGACCGGCGGGCGGCGATCGCCACCCGGGAAGGGGTGGACGCCGGGGACGTTCCGGCCGACGCGGTCACCGGATCCGGCTCGGGCATCGACCCGCACATCAGCCCCGCGTATGCGGCGTTGCAGGTGCCGAGGGTGGCGGCGGAGAACGGCCTCAGCGAGACCCGGGTCCGGCAACTGGTCGACGAGAACACCGAGGGAAGGCAACTCGGTTTCCTCGGTGAGGACCGGGTGAACGTCCTCGAACTGAATCTGGCCCTCGGCCTGACCGCACCTGAGTGCACGGCCCCGGCCGCTGGTGGATGA
- the kdpB gene encoding potassium-transporting ATPase subunit KdpB, translating to MSVNVTSRPENEAATASEAGHDPAPVKAGIFSPAQLVTALPGAVRKLDPRHLARNPVMFVVFVGSVVTTVMAVADPSVFSWAVVAWLWFTVLFANLAESVAEGRGKAQAASLRKVKQDTVAHRITASGRVESVAGTDLTVGDRVVVEAGEVIPGDGDVVDGIATVDESAITGESAPVVRESGGDRCAVTGGTTVLSDRIVVRITAAPGQSFVDRMIALVEGAARQKTPNEIALNILLASLTIIFLLAVVAIGPMGLYAGQEQDPIKLIALLVCLIPTTIGALLSAIGIAGMDRLVQRNVLAMSGRAVEAAGDIDTLLMDKTGTITFGNRQATAVYPAPGVSAIELATAARLSSLADGTPEGRSIVDLCARDFGLDPAPSEAERAAEFVPFTAQTRMSGLDIDGARIRKGASDAVLTWVQALGGHAASAVTDSVNQIAQAGGTPLVVAAVNGDAATVLGVIALSDVVKPGIAERFAELRAMGIRTVMITGDNPLTAKAIAAEAGVDDFMAEATPEDKLALIRQEQEGGRLVAMTGDGTNDAPALAQADVGVAMNTGTSAAKEAGNMVDLDSDPTKLIEVVEIGKQLLITRGALTTFSLANDLAKYFAILPALFSGIYPQLDTLNIMRLATPESAILSAVIFNAVVIVALIPLSLKGVRYRPSSASTLLGRNLLIYGLGGVITPFAGIWLIDLVVRLVPGIG from the coding sequence GTGAGTGTGAACGTGACCAGTCGTCCGGAGAACGAGGCGGCCACGGCGTCCGAGGCCGGCCACGACCCGGCGCCAGTGAAGGCGGGAATCTTCAGCCCCGCCCAGCTGGTGACGGCGCTACCGGGCGCCGTGCGCAAACTCGACCCCCGGCACCTCGCCCGCAACCCGGTGATGTTCGTCGTGTTCGTCGGCTCCGTCGTCACCACCGTCATGGCCGTCGCCGACCCGTCGGTGTTCTCCTGGGCTGTCGTCGCCTGGCTGTGGTTCACCGTGCTGTTCGCGAATCTGGCCGAGTCGGTCGCGGAGGGGCGGGGCAAGGCCCAGGCGGCGAGCCTGCGGAAGGTGAAGCAGGACACGGTCGCCCACCGGATCACGGCGAGTGGCCGGGTGGAGTCGGTGGCGGGTACCGACCTGACCGTCGGTGACCGGGTCGTCGTCGAGGCGGGGGAGGTGATACCCGGCGACGGCGACGTCGTCGACGGCATTGCGACCGTGGACGAGTCGGCCATCACCGGCGAGTCGGCGCCCGTCGTCCGCGAATCCGGCGGCGACCGGTGCGCCGTCACCGGTGGCACGACCGTGCTGTCCGACCGGATCGTCGTGCGTATCACCGCGGCCCCCGGACAGTCGTTCGTGGATCGGATGATCGCCCTCGTGGAGGGGGCGGCGCGGCAGAAGACGCCGAACGAAATCGCGCTGAACATCCTGTTGGCGTCGCTGACGATCATCTTCCTGCTGGCTGTCGTCGCGATCGGTCCGATGGGTCTGTATGCGGGCCAGGAGCAGGATCCGATCAAGCTGATCGCGCTGCTGGTGTGCCTGATCCCCACCACGATCGGGGCGCTGCTGTCGGCCATCGGCATCGCCGGGATGGATCGGCTGGTGCAGCGGAACGTCCTGGCGATGTCGGGGCGGGCGGTGGAGGCCGCGGGCGACATCGACACACTGCTGATGGACAAGACCGGCACCATCACGTTCGGCAACCGGCAGGCCACGGCCGTGTATCCCGCACCGGGGGTTTCCGCGATCGAGTTGGCTACGGCCGCACGGTTGTCCAGTCTCGCGGACGGCACCCCCGAGGGGCGCAGCATCGTGGACCTGTGCGCCCGGGACTTCGGGTTGGACCCGGCACCGTCCGAGGCGGAGCGAGCGGCGGAGTTCGTGCCGTTCACGGCGCAGACCCGGATGAGCGGACTCGACATCGACGGCGCCCGGATCCGCAAGGGCGCGAGCGACGCCGTGCTGACCTGGGTGCAGGCGCTCGGCGGGCACGCGGCGTCCGCCGTCACCGACAGTGTGAACCAGATCGCGCAGGCCGGGGGAACACCGTTGGTGGTCGCCGCCGTCAACGGAGACGCAGCGACGGTGCTCGGCGTGATCGCGCTGTCGGACGTGGTGAAGCCGGGCATCGCCGAGAGGTTCGCGGAACTGCGGGCCATGGGGATTCGCACGGTGATGATCACCGGCGACAACCCGTTGACGGCGAAGGCCATCGCGGCCGAGGCCGGAGTCGACGACTTCATGGCCGAGGCGACACCCGAGGACAAGCTCGCGCTGATCCGGCAGGAACAGGAGGGCGGCCGGCTCGTCGCGATGACCGGGGACGGCACCAACGACGCCCCGGCGCTGGCCCAGGCGGATGTCGGGGTGGCGATGAACACCGGCACGTCGGCGGCGAAGGAAGCCGGGAACATGGTGGATCTCGATTCGGACCCCACCAAGCTCATCGAGGTGGTGGAGATCGGCAAGCAGCTGCTCATCACGCGCGGTGCGCTCACCACGTTCTCGCTCGCCAACGACCTGGCCAAGTACTTCGCGATTCTCCCCGCCCTGTTCAGCGGCATCTACCCGCAGCTGGACACGCTGAACATCATGCGGCTGGCCACCCCGGAATCGGCCATCCTGTCGGCGGTGATCTTCAACGCCGTCGTGATCGTCGCGCTGATCCCGTTGTCGCTGAAAGGTGTTCGCTACCGTCCGTCGTCGGCGTCCACGCTGCTGGGCCGCAACCTCCTGATCTACGGCCTCGGCGGCGTGATCACGCCGTTCGCCGGTATCTGGCTCATCGACCTCGTCGTTCGTCTCGTTCCCGGAATTGGGTGA